In one window of Methanoculleus chikugoensis DNA:
- a CDS encoding ABC transporter ATP-binding protein, whose translation MIRTENLTKIYNGKTAVDGLDLEVGEGEIFGFLGPNGAGKSTTILMLTGMIEPTGGRCFVSGIEVAKDPLNVKKIIGYLPEDVGFYGNMTGEQNLDYFARFYGMDAKARKERIAELLELVHLDGVAQKAGEYSRGMKQRLGLAQALINDPKVLFLDEPTANLDPEGVREYRELVTHLAGEGKTIFVSSHILSEVREVCRTVGLLAKGRLVAQGTLEEVARVLAPSDGDAVRIVIETRERLPAIDDPAIISVEGNANRAVVRAKADIRDRLSAALFEQGLHVREMRLEEPEIEDVFMAAYRR comes from the coding sequence ATGATACGAACGGAGAACCTCACGAAGATATATAATGGAAAAACTGCCGTCGACGGCCTGGATCTCGAGGTCGGGGAAGGCGAGATATTCGGCTTCCTCGGCCCGAACGGAGCGGGGAAGAGCACGACGATCCTGATGCTCACCGGCATGATCGAGCCCACCGGCGGCCGGTGCTTCGTCAGCGGGATCGAGGTCGCAAAAGACCCGCTGAACGTAAAGAAGATCATCGGCTACCTCCCCGAAGATGTCGGGTTCTACGGGAACATGACCGGCGAGCAGAACCTGGACTACTTCGCCCGGTTCTACGGGATGGATGCGAAAGCGAGAAAGGAGCGGATCGCCGAACTGCTCGAACTCGTCCACCTCGACGGCGTCGCCCAGAAGGCCGGAGAGTACTCACGCGGCATGAAGCAGCGGCTCGGGCTCGCCCAGGCGCTGATCAACGATCCGAAGGTGCTCTTCCTCGACGAACCGACGGCAAACCTCGATCCCGAGGGCGTCCGGGAGTACCGGGAACTCGTCACGCACCTCGCCGGCGAAGGAAAGACGATCTTCGTCTCCTCCCACATCCTCTCCGAGGTCAGGGAGGTCTGCCGGACCGTGGGGCTCCTCGCAAAAGGAAGGCTTGTCGCGCAGGGGACGCTCGAAGAAGTCGCCCGGGTGCTTGCACCGTCGGACGGCGATGCCGTCCGTATCGTCATCGAGACCCGGGAGCGCCTGCCGGCGATCGACGACCCCGCGATCATCTCCGTCGAAGGGAACGCTAACCGTGCGGTCGTCCGGGCAAAGGCCGATATCCGGGACCGGCTTTCCGCGGCCCTCTTCGAACAGGGGCTGCACGTCCGGGAGATGCG
- a CDS encoding DUF7490 domain-containing protein: MRRLFGTAAVAVLLFLVLAAGCTSSQPPAGYVTIRSVDVSIPDGQPPSNVTRVTAVPYLDAVYADVDGVDLQVVAKEAGTDIVVEETVRSIGTLVSGKTAKEEITLTLENGRGYDIWVTIWQDGRMRESGSVNVFLPDRTVATQRLAYSLLTVSAIDVMTPDLDADPITLDVITEIANGGSSSGNLMMEIRAVNLQTGITAVRESRPLGTVPGDSATKKVSITVPNGYDYEIRIRLVEDGAAFATSTGRITLAPPPQVILADGAVLDSTRSTSPVALPFPTPAPTPAKPSSAQVGQFRVQSSGAPTPTYAPGFEAALAAAGLFGAGIAVLARRRR, translated from the coding sequence ATGAGAAGGCTATTCGGTACGGCAGCGGTCGCCGTGCTCCTCTTCCTGGTGCTCGCGGCTGGGTGCACGTCGTCCCAGCCTCCGGCGGGCTACGTGACGATTCGGAGCGTCGATGTCAGCATCCCGGACGGCCAACCGCCGTCGAACGTCACCCGGGTCACGGCGGTCCCCTACCTCGATGCGGTCTACGCGGACGTGGACGGCGTCGACCTGCAGGTCGTTGCAAAAGAAGCCGGGACGGATATCGTCGTCGAGGAGACGGTTCGTTCCATCGGCACCCTGGTCTCAGGGAAGACGGCGAAGGAGGAGATCACGCTCACGCTCGAGAACGGCCGGGGTTACGACATCTGGGTGACGATATGGCAGGACGGGCGTATGCGGGAGTCGGGTTCGGTGAATGTCTTTCTCCCCGACAGGACGGTCGCTACGCAACGACTGGCCTACTCGCTCCTCACTGTCTCTGCGATCGACGTCATGACCCCGGATCTCGACGCCGACCCGATCACGCTCGACGTCATCACCGAGATTGCGAACGGCGGCAGTTCTTCCGGGAACCTCATGATGGAGATCCGGGCGGTCAACCTCCAGACGGGGATCACGGCCGTCCGCGAGTCCCGGCCGCTCGGGACGGTCCCCGGGGATTCTGCGACGAAGAAGGTGAGCATCACGGTGCCGAACGGCTACGACTACGAGATCCGCATCCGGCTCGTCGAGGACGGCGCGGCCTTCGCGACCAGCACCGGCCGGATCACCCTGGCACCCCCGCCGCAGGTGATCCTCGCCGACGGTGCGGTGCTCGACTCCACGAGGAGTACGTCACCGGTCGCTCTCCCGTTTCCGACCCCGGCCCCGACCCCGGCAAAGCCGTCCTCCGCGCAGGTAGGGCAGTTCAGGGTGCAGAGCAGCGGTGCGCCGACGCCAACGTACGCACCCGGGTTTGAGGCCGCACTTGCCGCCGCCGGGCTCTTCGGTGCCGGAATCGCGGTGCTTGCGAGGCGGAGGAGGTAG